The Burkholderia pyrrocinia genome includes a region encoding these proteins:
- a CDS encoding alpha/beta hydrolase, with amino-acid sequence MQKVSFKNLNGQGITTSAVIHFPAGFDASRKYPAIVVSHPGGGVKEQTAGLYAGKLAEQGFVTIAFDRSYQGESTGEPRQLENPSVSTEDVSAVIDYLTTLPYIDQDNIGAMGICAGAGYSANAAINDRRIKALGTVSAVNIGQMFRNGWENTVKDADAIGLLEAGSQARTHDAGQAGYATIPLAPMKKEDAPNPELAEAWEYYHTPRCEHPNAPGFALARDLTQIITYDAYNKAEAFLTQPILAVAGSVAGSKWMSDDLLARAASQDKQMHIVEGANHMSLYDVPQYVDEAVSVLAPFFRRTLK; translated from the coding sequence ATGCAGAAAGTCAGCTTCAAGAATCTCAACGGCCAAGGCATCACGACGTCAGCCGTGATCCACTTCCCCGCCGGCTTCGACGCGAGCAGGAAGTACCCGGCCATCGTCGTCTCTCACCCGGGCGGCGGCGTGAAGGAGCAGACGGCCGGCCTGTACGCCGGGAAGCTGGCGGAACAAGGCTTCGTGACCATTGCGTTCGACCGCTCCTATCAGGGCGAGAGCACGGGCGAGCCGCGCCAGCTGGAGAATCCGTCGGTCAGCACCGAGGACGTGAGTGCCGTCATCGACTACCTGACCACGCTGCCTTACATCGACCAGGACAACATCGGCGCGATGGGCATCTGCGCGGGCGCGGGCTACAGCGCCAACGCTGCCATCAATGACCGTCGCATCAAGGCGCTGGGCACCGTGAGCGCCGTGAACATCGGCCAGATGTTCCGCAACGGCTGGGAAAACACCGTCAAGGACGCCGATGCCATCGGGCTGCTGGAAGCGGGCTCGCAGGCGCGGACCCATGACGCCGGCCAGGCCGGCTACGCCACGATCCCGCTCGCCCCGATGAAGAAGGAAGACGCGCCCAATCCCGAGCTGGCCGAAGCGTGGGAGTACTACCACACGCCGCGTTGCGAGCACCCGAACGCCCCCGGCTTCGCGCTGGCCCGCGATCTGACCCAGATCATCACCTACGACGCCTACAACAAGGCCGAAGCGTTCCTGACCCAGCCGATCCTGGCCGTGGCAGGCAGCGTGGCAGGCAGCAAGTGGATGAGCGACGACCTGCTCGCGCGCGCCGCCAGCCAGGACAAGCAGATGCACATCGTCGAAGGTGCGAATCACATGTCGCTGTACGACGTGCCGCAATACGTGGACGAAGCCGTATCCGTGCTCGCGCCGTTTTTCCGGCGCACGTTGAAGTAA
- a CDS encoding SDR family oxidoreductase, which translates to MRAAGGIAINAKGARIVKHVLIIGANGQIARWVIDTLAADRNVSQTLLVRTPKKLGDTPSNAKVVIGNVLDRTLLLNAVQGQDIVYANLTGEDLDAQAKIVIAAMQAAGDRRLVFVLSLGIYDEVPGKFGDWNNAIIGEDLKPFRRAADAIEASDLQYTILRPAWLMDEVEIDYELTSRNEPFKGTVVSRKSVADLIARIIAEPELHVGENLGVNKLNSDGDKPYFM; encoded by the coding sequence GTGCGCGCCGCCGGCGGCATCGCCATCAACGCAAAGGGAGCCCGTATCGTGAAGCATGTCCTCATTATTGGCGCAAACGGCCAGATCGCCCGCTGGGTGATCGACACACTCGCGGCCGACCGGAACGTCAGCCAGACTCTGCTCGTACGCACCCCCAAAAAACTCGGCGATACGCCGTCGAACGCGAAGGTCGTCATCGGCAACGTGCTCGACAGGACGCTGTTGTTGAACGCCGTGCAAGGACAGGACATCGTCTATGCGAACCTCACCGGCGAAGATCTCGACGCGCAGGCGAAGATCGTGATCGCCGCCATGCAGGCCGCGGGCGACAGGCGTCTCGTTTTCGTGCTGTCGCTCGGTATCTACGACGAAGTGCCGGGCAAGTTCGGCGACTGGAACAACGCGATCATCGGCGAAGACCTCAAGCCGTTCCGTCGTGCGGCCGATGCGATCGAAGCGTCGGATCTCCAATACACGATCCTGCGCCCGGCGTGGTTGATGGACGAGGTCGAGATCGATTACGAGCTCACGTCCAGGAACGAACCCTTCAAGGGCACCGTGGTGTCGCGCAAAAGCGTAGCCGATCTGATCGCCAGGATCATTGCCGAGCCCGAGCTGCATGTGGGAGAAAACCTCGGCGTCAACAAGCTGAATAGCGACGGCGACAAGCCTTATTTCATGTAA
- a CDS encoding PDR/VanB family oxidoreductase, with protein MIDGLQVRVAGRRDEAADICSFELVHADGLPLPPFSAGSHIDVSVPGGPTRQYSLCNAPDETHRYQIAVLRDPKSRGGSAGMHDRVKVGDALTISVPRNHFALAHDATHSLLLAGGIGVTPMLCMAERLASIDASFDLHYCTRSRARTAFLDRIARARYAGRVQVHFDDEADGQRFDIAARLAAPENGTQLYVCGPKGFMDAVLTIARASRWPEAQLHVEFFAAEARQTDRDGRFEFEIASSGKVIVVEKNESVVRALAKAGIDIETSCEQGVCGTCATRVLAGEPEHFDLCLTPDERAANDQFLPCCSRSKSARLVLDL; from the coding sequence ATGATCGACGGGCTGCAAGTCCGTGTTGCGGGGCGGCGTGACGAAGCCGCCGACATCTGCAGTTTCGAACTGGTTCACGCGGATGGCCTGCCGCTGCCGCCGTTCTCGGCGGGCTCGCATATCGACGTGAGCGTGCCCGGCGGCCCGACGCGCCAGTATTCGCTGTGCAATGCACCCGACGAAACGCATCGATACCAGATTGCCGTCCTGCGCGATCCCAAGTCGCGCGGCGGGTCGGCCGGCATGCACGATCGGGTGAAAGTCGGCGACGCGTTGACGATCAGCGTGCCGAGGAATCATTTCGCATTGGCGCATGACGCCACGCACAGCCTGCTGCTGGCAGGCGGCATCGGTGTGACGCCGATGCTCTGCATGGCGGAACGGCTCGCCAGCATCGATGCGTCGTTCGACCTGCATTACTGCACGCGTTCACGCGCGCGCACGGCATTTCTCGACCGTATCGCCCGCGCACGCTACGCCGGCCGCGTGCAGGTTCATTTCGACGACGAAGCCGACGGCCAGCGCTTCGATATCGCGGCACGGCTCGCCGCTCCCGAGAACGGCACGCAGCTGTACGTATGCGGACCCAAGGGTTTCATGGATGCGGTGCTGACCATCGCGCGTGCGAGCAGGTGGCCGGAAGCGCAACTGCATGTCGAGTTCTTTGCCGCAGAGGCGCGACAGACGGATCGGGATGGCCGGTTCGAATTCGAGATAGCGAGCTCGGGCAAGGTGATCGTCGTCGAAAAGAACGAATCGGTCGTACGGGCACTCGCGAAGGCCGGCATCGACATCGAAACGTCGTGCGAGCAGGGGGTGTGCGGGACCTGCGCGACCCGCGTGCTCGCGGGAGAGCCGGAGCATTTCGATCTCTGCCTGACGCCCGACGAACGGGCAGCGAACGACCAGTTCCTGCCGTGCTGTTCCCGGTCGAAGTCCGCCAGGCTGGTTCTGGATCTGTAA
- a CDS encoding IS3-like element ISButh2 family transposase (programmed frameshift): MDVLTGPERRRRWTAEQKLAMVRESFEPGKSVSMVARQHGVNPNQLFHWRKLYQDGSLSAVKAGEEVVPASELADALKQIRELQRMLGKKTMENEILREAVEYGRGKKMDSALALAAGGRPVKLVCEVLGVSRSNVSARLSRPATWRDGRQSRQTDDASVVEEIRRVVGELPSYGYRRVWGTLRNERVAVGLVPFNAKRIYRVMRTHGLLMQRRPIPPRPQRRHDGKVAVGRSNQRWCSDGFEFRCDNGEPLRVTFALDCCDREAMSWAATTAGHSGDIVRDVMLAAVENRFGNALHTPSEIEWLSDNGSGYTADDTRRFAMDIGLKPLTTPVCSPQSNGMAESFVKTMKRDYVAFMPKPDAATAAHNLAIAFEHYNEKHPHSALKYRSPREFRRSMDSATLV, translated from the exons ATGGATGTGTTGACGGGCCCGGAGCGTCGGCGGCGCTGGACGGCGGAGCAAAAGCTGGCGATGGTTCGCGAGAGTTTCGAGCCGGGGAAGTCGGTTTCGATGGTCGCGCGCCAGCACGGCGTGAACCCGAACCAACTGTTCCACTGGCGCAAGCTGTACCAGGACGGGAGCCTGTCAGCGGTCAAGGCTGGCGAGGAAGTGGTTCCGGCATCGGAACTGGCCGACGCGCTCAAGCAGATTCGCGAGCTGCAACGGATGCTCGGCAAGAAGACCATGGAGAACGAGATTCTCCGCGAAGCAGTCGAGTATGGCCGAG GCAAAAAAATGGATAGCGCACTCGCCCTCGCTGCCGGAGGACGACCAGTGAAACTGGTTTGTGAAGTTCTCGGCGTGTCGCGCTCGAACGTATCGGCACGACTGTCGCGTCCGGCGACGTGGCGCGATGGCCGTCAATCGAGGCAGACCGACGATGCGAGCGTAGTCGAAGAAATCCGCCGTGTCGTCGGCGAATTGCCCAGCTATGGCTATCGCCGGGTTTGGGGCACGTTGCGCAACGAGCGTGTTGCCGTTGGGCTGGTGCCGTTCAATGCCAAGCGCATCTATCGCGTCATGCGTACGCACGGGCTGCTGATGCAGCGCCGACCGATTCCACCTCGGCCGCAACGTCGCCATGACGGCAAGGTGGCTGTCGGTCGCAGCAATCAGCGATGGTGCTCCGACGGCTTCGAGTTTCGCTGCGACAACGGCGAGCCGCTGCGCGTAACGTTCGCGCTGGACTGCTGTGACCGCGAGGCGATGAGCTGGGCGGCCACGACGGCAGGCCATAGCGGCGACATCGTGCGCGACGTGATGCTGGCTGCGGTGGAAAATCGCTTCGGCAATGCGTTGCATACGCCATCCGAAATCGAGTGGTTGAGCGACAACGGTTCGGGCTACACGGCCGACGACACGCGCCGGTTTGCGATGGACATAGGCCTGAAGCCGTTGACCACGCCGGTGTGCAGCCCGCAAAGTAACGGCATGGCAGAGAGCTTCGTGAAAACCATGAAGCGCGATTACGTCGCCTTCATGCCGAAGCCGGACGCGGCGACCGCTGCACACAATCTGGCTATCGCGTTCGAGCATTACAACGAGAAGCATCCCCATAGCGCGCTGAAATACCGCTCGCCTCGCGAGTTCCGGCGCTCGATGGATTCAGCAACCTTAGTGTGA
- a CDS encoding alpha/beta hydrolase: MSTSNIKSVTYPNLGWDTAADLYFPPGFDESKQYPAIVSTHPIGSCKEQTAGNIYAKGLAEEGFVVLVHDASFQGASGGTPRFIEDPSIRVSDIRFAVDYLQSLPYVDAGRIGAIGVCGGGAYTVHAGITDHRIKALVSITGVNYGRLIREGFANFKPLEFAENMAAMRTAEAQGGGRHVANLLPDSVEAGKKAGITDIDVLEATEYYKTARGQQPNGATSQLMSFSSAAMGWDAFLNAEVLLTQPLLVVIGDKPGGFGAYRDGWEIYSRAGSKNKQIVVAEGWSHYELYDKPEPVGIAMKKVVPFFKETL; encoded by the coding sequence ATGAGCACGAGCAACATCAAGAGCGTGACCTACCCGAACCTCGGCTGGGACACGGCTGCCGACCTCTATTTCCCGCCCGGTTTCGACGAGAGCAAGCAGTACCCCGCGATCGTCAGCACGCACCCGATCGGCAGCTGCAAGGAGCAGACCGCCGGCAACATCTACGCGAAGGGGCTGGCCGAGGAAGGCTTTGTCGTGCTGGTGCACGACGCGAGCTTCCAGGGTGCGAGCGGCGGCACGCCGCGCTTCATCGAAGATCCGTCGATCCGCGTGTCGGACATCCGCTTCGCGGTCGACTACCTGCAATCGCTGCCCTATGTCGATGCCGGCCGCATCGGCGCGATCGGCGTGTGCGGTGGCGGCGCCTACACCGTTCATGCCGGCATCACCGATCACCGCATCAAGGCGCTCGTGTCGATCACCGGCGTGAACTACGGCCGCCTGATCCGCGAAGGCTTCGCCAACTTCAAGCCGCTCGAATTCGCCGAGAACATGGCCGCGATGCGTACCGCGGAGGCCCAGGGTGGCGGACGTCATGTGGCCAACCTGTTGCCCGATTCCGTCGAAGCGGGCAAGAAAGCCGGTATTACCGACATCGACGTGCTCGAAGCCACCGAGTACTACAAGACCGCGCGCGGGCAGCAACCCAACGGCGCCACCAGCCAGCTGATGTCGTTCAGCAGCGCCGCGATGGGCTGGGATGCTTTCCTGAACGCCGAAGTGCTGTTGACCCAGCCGCTGCTGGTCGTCATCGGCGACAAGCCGGGCGGTTTCGGCGCCTACCGTGATGGCTGGGAGATCTACAGCCGGGCCGGCTCGAAGAACAAGCAGATCGTCGTGGCCGAAGGCTGGTCGCACTATGAGTTGTACGACAAGCCCGAACCGGTCGGCATCGCCATGAAGAAGGTCGTGCCGTTCTTCAAGGAAACGCTCTAG
- the tssJ gene encoding type VI secretion system lipoprotein TssJ, producing MSIRFTISTLVFAMLLSACGAWQAVSDASSGAYHAVVFKQVKVLNVDLSAREALNPDDAGRPTSVAVRVYQLRDRKLFDGASYEDLLKNDRTVLAQDLQASMASVLNPGASASLAQPMQANTKYVAIVAFYRNPGNGDGWKYVIGKKKVDADKPLKLELVDQLLVALDGAPEHTSR from the coding sequence ATGTCCATTCGTTTCACGATTTCAACGCTTGTATTTGCCATGCTTCTATCGGCGTGCGGTGCCTGGCAGGCTGTTTCCGATGCTTCGTCAGGCGCGTATCACGCGGTGGTCTTCAAGCAGGTGAAGGTGCTCAACGTCGATCTTTCGGCTCGCGAAGCACTGAACCCAGATGACGCCGGCCGGCCAACGTCGGTTGCCGTACGCGTGTACCAGCTGAGGGACCGCAAGCTGTTTGACGGCGCATCGTACGAGGATCTCCTGAAGAACGACCGAACCGTGCTCGCGCAGGACCTGCAGGCGAGCATGGCGTCCGTGCTGAATCCGGGGGCATCTGCGAGTCTCGCGCAGCCCATGCAGGCCAACACGAAGTACGTGGCGATCGTCGCGTTTTACCGTAACCCGGGCAACGGCGACGGCTGGAAATACGTGATCGGGAAGAAAAAAGTCGACGCTGACAAGCCGTTGAAGCTCGAACTGGTCGATCAGTTGCTTGTTGCCCTGGATGGCGCGCCTGAGCATACCTCACGGTGA